The Xiphophorus couchianus chromosome 22, X_couchianus-1.0, whole genome shotgun sequence genome includes the window TCATCTTTAATTGTCTACTTCCTAAACCGGAACCACAcctcataaaaacatgaactgcAGGAACTCCTCTTTCAGAGTTGGTATGAGAGCCGTAGGGCAGATGTTTGTGTCTATCCTCTTCTCTGCTGATTTCCCCTGACTTTTGCTAATACTGGTACTTCACAGAAAAAGTTGCCTGTggggaattttaaaaaaattacaatcaaGAGTACCAAACAACAGAGgcttaatattttttgcactATTAGTAAAGTTACTTGCCTTCTTGtcagttttgagttttctgaTCAAGTCCTAAACACTGgataataaaagtatttaacaCCGAAAACAATTTGCCTGCTTCCTCTTTAAATACAATAAGCCAACTCTGACCAAGTTGTGATATAAAACTATTTTCCCCCTATTTTTACAGGAAGGAAAATAACAATATATTTGTAGATGACATaaaggaggagggagagaaacgACCCATTCCTAATCCCTGTCGCACGTTTCTGGAGGCGTTCCAACCTTATCCAGAGATTATGGAAAATATTGAGCGTGTTGGTTTTGTCAAGCCAACCCCAATCCAGGTATTATCCAAGCACTTACACAATTTCATGAAATAACATGttttcaaatatctttttttttttttaacacaaatccaatttttagaacaaaatgaaatattctcATCAGCAGATGAAACAAACCTTACAGCTCTCAGACGATCTAACGTTGAAgcgtttttttctgttttggagcGTTAAGCAAAGCTTGGACTCGATGCAAATGGCCCTGTACTTTCATCAATAAACTGTCACTACATGTGTGGCCAGGTGCAGCAATGAGAATCCCCAGGAGcaatttagttttgaaaatacTCTATAGTGTCATTGTTGGGAATCCTTATCTATTTTAGGCCCATTTATAAAATTCATATCTGTAATCCCCCTCAGAAGAAATGAAAGTGCTTGAATGGCACTAAGAACAgaaagaatttcttttttttcttgtatgtaGAAAGTACATCTGTTATTGTCGAAAAGTGAAACCAAATTCTTGTGTGTGAAGCACCACTAAATACTTTCCATTTCCTCTTGACGAAGCATGAGATATTCAGACTTCACAATATTTCTTCCTCTATTCTGACGTGCTGAAGTTGCTCTTTTTAAGTTTCTCTAAACATCAAAGGTggatgtttttcctcttctctcctTGTTTGCATAGTCTAACGATCTCTGTGACTTTACAATATGATctggttttttacatttttttatttttaagaagtaaatgtctaaatatttacTGCCACCcagtaaatatttcttaaacCCTCACTCATAAAGGTATCCATGCATCTGTAAAAAGCCATAAATTGATGCATTTAGACAGCTtagcttttttgcatctatTATACATAAATGCAAATGTATCATTAGTTGAATggacaatgtttgtttttgcctctggctcacttctgttgccagcCCACGAAAGTTAGCAGGATCTGCCACTCATCCCCTGAATTTATAGTTCTTTCTGTAAAGCTTAATTCAAGttgacattaaaaatgtcttaagttTTAAATTTGGCCTGCAGATAGCCTGATTATGTTCatgttttgtcaaatttttaTATGAATGTAGGGGCAAGTTAAGCTGCATTGTCATCTTGTTAAGTTctccttttatttcacaataacaGGAGTGGGGAGATTTAATGGGATTAAAGTGGATGTTTAGATAACTATATTGTGCTGGTACAGCAACTAGAAGCTGCTGTACCAGTGTTGGGCTAACCGTAAAGCACTAATCATTAACATTATTTCCACTTAACGCTGAAGCACTAAGTTTGTTATTGCACATCTTATCTGCACAGGTAAGCTTGAGCAAGTGATTCTTCTGAGCAGACCTTTCACTCATTGTTTCAGTCTTATAAAGCCTAACTCTGTTGCTGATTTTACCACCACATCAGAAGTACCAACAAAAAGTCTCAAATcattttatatgtgtaattttttttcatttaattagcCTCCCTGGTTGTTGGTTCAtgcaagtgtttttcttttggaaaaaaaataagtaaaagagAATAGAGCATGTGGAGAGGAAACGGAACTCTCTTCACCcacttgaaaataaaagcatgactATAAATGTTTACCTACTTGAAGAACTCTCAACTTCCTGCGTGCCTGTGTCATAAAATATTCTTTCTATAATTAGTGAAACCATGAGTCAATCGGAGAAATGCGCTTTTGtcttttagatatttatttagaaaatcaaaGTAATAGCAAAATCATTTATTCTCAGAGATCAGGCTGGAGAGAGAAGtagagaaggaagaaaatgaagaagtAGTGAAACTTGACAGAATTCTTTTTAATATCTTCAGTCACGTAAACGGCACCTCCCTCCCAGCTCCCTCATCTCAGGGAGTCATTTTCTCAGGCTTCTTACAAAGAAACACCTGAACCAAAACCCGGTTCAAAGGAGTTCCGCTAAAGTTTCAGCAGCTTCCGTTTTTcccagtaattaagccaaagtTTCTATTTTCTCAACCGAACATGACCAAACTCTGGTCCTTTCATTAAGTTCAAATGAGGACTATTAGGATTTATACGCCGTTTAAGAACCGACTGTACGCCTGTGTGCATTTTGAAATTACTTAATTTGATAAAAGTGCAGCTTGTATAAGTACGGTTGATGGCCTGCTGCATGATCTGTTGACCAGTCTCAGGCTTGGCCGGTGCTGCTCATCGGGGAGGACCTGATAGCGATTGCTCAGACAGGAACAGGGAAAACTCTGGCCTACCTGCTGCCAGGCTTCATTCATATGGACGGACAACCTGTGTGAGTTCAgaactttttgcttttatgaaaatgatcatgtggatttttttgtgcttttattaaAACCCTTCTGTTTTCGTTTCAACAATAGACTCAGAGCTGAAAGGGGGGGCCCGGGCATGTTGGTGCTGACCCCTACCAGAGAACTTGCTCTACAGATTGAAGCAGAGTGCAGCAAGTACAGCTTCAAAGGATACAAAAGGTAATCTGTGATAAAGGATCAGTTACTTGTGATTTGATAGAATCACCATGTCCTCCTTTTCCTCGTCTCTTAGCATCTGTGTCTATGGAGGGGGAGACAGAAGAGGACAGATCAACCTGGTGAAGAGCGGCGTGGACATCGTGATCGCTACACCTGGCCGACTCAATGACTTGCAGATGAACAATCTCATCAATCTACGCTCCATCACCTACTTGGTcagttttaattgctttttttcccaacaTTTGCAGTACAGAATGCAGCGGCCTctttctttttgatttatttttttttaaaaaggaacctgaaaatgtttaaatcttaaCTGTCATCTACTTTTACATGCCGTCTGGAAAAGTTTTGATACTGAAGTGATTGTTGGGGTGGGGGGAAGGTGCTGGACGAGGCTGACCGCATGCTTGATATGGGCTTCGAACCGCAGATTCTGAAGATTCTGCTGGACATCCGTCCAGACCGGCAGACTGTCATGACCAGGTATACCTCAGTTTTTAATCATAGTAGGGAGATTAGTACTTAATTCAGTGATAAGAAGTTATCATTGGAGTTGGCCAAAATAGCTTTCCTGGAGTAATCTGTGTTTatgaacataaaaatgtttcatcatgGCTGAAAAGAAGTTGGATTTTGAGAAGCATCAGATATCATTTAGTCAGAAATTTAAGGATGTTTCTAACAAAAGAAAGTAATGTAAAGAATCCTCTCACTGCTTATTCTTAGCTAACTGTAAATATTCTTCCTGGTGTTTTAGTTTCCTTCCCAAGAATATGTCAAATGTATGATGTAAAAAACTGAACTGCTATTGTTGGCTTCATATTTCAGTGCCACCTGGCCCACAGGTGTAAGGAGATTGGCTAAATCCTATTTAAAGAATCCCATGATGGTTTATGTGGGAACTCTGGACTTGGCTGTAAGAGGAAGTGAAAGCATTCTGTTTGTActtcacttttatttcttcttttgtttcccCATGCTTCATGCTTTGTGTTTCTCCATCTGTGCATCAGGCAGTTAACACAGTGCAGCAGACCCTAGAAATTGttaaggaggaggagaaaaagatgtttgtttttgacttcATCAGGAACATGCAACCCCAGGATAAAGTCTTAATCTTTGTGGGAAAGAAGATTACGTGAGTGAGGAGATGGCCGTTGCTTTTAAAGATGAGCCATATCTACTGTTAGAACCTGCACCTACTGTGTGccctctgtgtttgtgtttctgtgaaacCAGTGCAGATGACCTGTCGAGTGACATGTCTCTGCAAGGTATTGCTGTGCAGTGTCTCCATGGAGACCGTGAACAAAGCTCCCGGGAAGAGGCTCTCCAGGATTTTAAGGACAGTATGTCAGAAAAACGTCATTTACTAATTTTCAACACTTAAAAGTCCTGaatttgtttgattaaaatgccttaaattaattttaaacaatgtccgttggccttaaatatgttaattactGGTCTTAaactagtcttaaaaaaaacaacttttttttaacgggacttttctgtcaggtaaAAGTTTGAGTCGCACATGGGCACCTTCATTGCATTCTGTGATTCAATTATTACAATCACAAAAATCAGTAGTTATCTGCTAATTCTAGCCtttccttttttgctttttcatggGCACAAAGCTGAGTTCACAGTGTTTGCTATGCTTAATTGTAATTCTGCAAGTTCTCTCAAACATCTCCTATATTTATAGGCTTTTTTTCTGACGTAAATTTCATTCAAGGTGGTACTTAATAGGTCTGAAATCAGACgtattttaaatagatttgaTATTGATAAATACGCTGTTAAATAAGACGTCCCCCCCAACCCCCCCACCCAAACCAGTTATTTCTGAAAGCAAtttgttgcactggattttatttagtgccAGTGTTTCCCAAACCTGTCCTGCATGTTGTAGATGCTTCCCTGCTTTAATGCACCTGATTCAGCTCATTGCAGTTCAGCAATTGCCTGTTAATCtgccatcaattgaaatcagcttgGCTGAAGCAAGGAAACGTCTTAAACGTGTAGGGGAGTGTGCCTTGAAGACCAGGGCAACACTGATTTTGGGAGGTCAAAGTAATGGGgcataatacaaataaatgccACAATATTTAGGTTTTTACTTGGAAAAGGCATGTaccatttccttccacttcccaATTAAAGAATTGCAAGTCTACCACAtcaattaacagaaaaaacattgaattttgctagactttgctttatttatttacccagaatgccctctGTTATAgcccgcttcctgcttttggagtggtttCCACTCCAATCCGCTTggaatttacataaaaattcaaacttcagcagaattagctttttttgttccctgtcagagtttgattgcacattcagacctccccaaacaaaccggactttctaggcaaacaaaccagagttcaattaaagcggacttaaacagggctggtgttaATACACACTTAGTGTATGTGTTCACTTTTCTAGGTCGGGTTCGCATACTGGTCGCCACAGATCTGGCATCCAGAGGGTTGGATGTCCATGACATCACGCATGTTTTTAACTATGACTTCCCAAGAAACATCGAAGAGTACGTCCATCGTGTGGGTCGAACAGGCCGAGCAGGGTAAGAGATTGACGGTATTAACCATCTGCATGTGTAACCTTTGGCTTACTCTGGGTTAGTTGTGACGCGGATGCATTTTTATTCCAGACGATCCGGTGCAGCCATTACTCTGTTAACTAGAGATAACTGGAGGATGGCCTCAGAGCTGATTTCTATCCTGGAGAGAGCAGGACAAGTAAATACTTGCAAATTGTTTATCAGAAggtttaaatggaaaatatcaATACTGAAAAGTGTTGCACTAAACATTGACcaataaatgtatgtatttcGGTCAAAAAATTAAGGTTATTCAATGATATTGATATAACTGACTTGTAATTATATGAAATCTAAATTGCATTATGCAACATTTAAGAGAGGGCATTCATATTGCTGACATTTGGTGTAGTACCTGAATGTGTAAATGTTGGGCAGTAACCCATATTACATAAGAAGGTTTTTTCAGGACGTCCCAGAAGACTTGGTGCTGATGGCAGAGAGATACGAGAAGCacaagatggagagagagatgTATTCTCCAAAAGGACATGGATGGGGTGGAAGAGGAGGCGGTGGACGGAGAGACGGCAAAGACAGAAGCCAAAACCGGCGATTCTAATCTCTGGAGATGTAAGTTTGCACACTCTCTAAAGCTCAGACCCAGTTGTCAagagctaccatcctgcaactttcagctgcttccctGCTCCAAGACGcatgaatcaaatgaatggctcgtTCCCAGGCCTGTTCAGAGCTGATCCTGGTCTGTTGGAGTAAAGATTCATCTGAAAGTTGCAAGACGGTATCTCTCGAGGACTGCACATgaacacccctgctctaaaacAAGCATGTGAATAGGATTGTGTAGTTTTATGATATTTATcgatatttttttcctcaaaaagtATCGCTTTTTCATCCGTGAGTATCGATACAAAGAACGATAGGCTACTTAAAACCgtactttgagttttatgtcagATCCATATGAATGAAATGACAGCTATCacacattatgttttttacccagttgcacatgtacattaaaaaatgacatgtaaTGAAACAACcagttaaattaattaaataatgaaatgaaatagataaattaccttttcttttttactttatttttatttatttttaataacacatGTTCATAGTTACATTCTTTTGTCTCTTACTGACATTTATCATCTGCATTATAACTTGGCAACAGGAGATGAGACAGTAGGTGTTCttaacaaatgtaataatgattacaaaacaacagaacGGAATCAACAGACagataacagcaaaataaaataaatacaaaacatatgATTAAATCCCCCCTGAGTTAAAGTGGTTCACACCATGGTATTTTACACCGACCCAAGAGAACACACAAGTGCAATCCTGTAATTGTGTCACTGAAATAATAACGGTATGACAGAGCTCCACCTTATATTAACAACTGTTTTTTGAAGCCTTAAGGAATATGTGATTTCTTCCATCAAATGAATGTCCCAAACAAATTACCTTTTCTGCATAGCCAAATACACAAAGCCacacaattaacatttaaacaaagcaaatgtataacaaaaacatttattacaccaGCAGTTCAATTAACTCAATCCAACTGTCTATGGAACAGtcacaaaatgtcaccaaaatcactctgtccctctaaaatctttcagaaaatcatgTATCAAATTATATAATTAGCCAAGTATCGTGATGTATATCGTATCGCAAGCAGAAAATCCCGTATTGTATCGTTAGATTAGTGTATTGCTACAGCCCTACATGTGAATATCGCAGTAAGGC containing:
- the ddx43 gene encoding putative ATP-dependent RNA helicase DDX43, encoding MSDWEDEYDECGVAIEKPAPNLSATNSTLLGKDGQGHGSVYSGIKTQTWFREPSEARVESRRDAFEFRRRRGETDRGEGPEDRRRGSEMSDGSQPLTFKVENMSIGRIIGRGGAKIRELEESSGARIKITRGDYDGDVAISGSSAAQEKARELIEDLILGISSQFIYAPARGLYSDVERFEGRAGTGGINRNNSAWSKEAPQATSDGPASSAIDWNDIRQNRKKFEELKWKELPPLKKNFYTEAVSVSMLTPDEVAAWRKENNNIFVDDIKEEGEKRPIPNPCRTFLEAFQPYPEIMENIERVGFVKPTPIQSQAWPVLLIGEDLIAIAQTGTGKTLAYLLPGFIHMDGQPVLRAERGGPGMLVLTPTRELALQIEAECSKYSFKGYKSICVYGGGDRRGQINLVKSGVDIVIATPGRLNDLQMNNLINLRSITYLVLDEADRMLDMGFEPQILKILLDIRPDRQTVMTSATWPTGVRRLAKSYLKNPMMVYVGTLDLAAVNTVQQTLEIVKEEEKKMFVFDFIRNMQPQDKVLIFVGKKITADDLSSDMSLQGIAVQCLHGDREQSSREEALQDFKDSRVRILVATDLASRGLDVHDITHVFNYDFPRNIEEYVHRVGRTGRAGRSGAAITLLTRDNWRMASELISILERAGQDVPEDLVLMAERYEKHKMEREMYSPKGHGWGGRGGGGRRDGKDRSQNRRF